From the genome of Globicephala melas chromosome 11, mGloMel1.2, whole genome shotgun sequence, one region includes:
- the C2 gene encoding complement C2: MDPLMAVLCLLPLYPGLATTATSCPQNVNISRGTFTLSNGWAPGSILTYSCPLGFYPYPVATSLCKSNGRWHFPGSTQRTKAVCKPVRCPAPVTFENGVYTPRLGSHPVGGNLSFECEDGFTLRGSPVRHCRPNGMWDGETAVCDNGASHCPNPGIAAGAVRTGSRFGLGDKVSYRCSSNLVLTGSVERECQDDGVWSGMEPICRQPYSYDFPEDVAPALGTSLSHLLGTTNPTQKKKQNVGRKIQIQRSGHLNLYVLLDASQSVEEEDFEIFKKSASHLVDRIFSFEIKVSVAIITFASKPKVIMSVLDNKSKDVTEVAHSLENAHYKDHENGTGTNIYEALNSVYIMMNNQMRRLSMNTAAWQEIRHAIILLTDGKSNMGGSPKVAVDNIKEVLNINQKRKDYLDIYAIGVGNLDVDWRELNELGSKKDGERHAFILKDVKALSQVFEHMLDVSQLTDTICGVGNMSANASAQERTPWHVTIKPKSQETCRGALISDQWVLTAAHCLHNAEARPLWRVSVGDPNFQWGKEFQVEKAVISSGFNVFAKKNQGIPEFYGDDIALLKLAQKVKMSTHARPICLPCTVGANLALRRLPGSTCRDHESELLNKLSIPAHFVALNGNKLNVNLKTGSEWANCVKVVSQDKTTFPNLTDVREVVTDQFLCSGMQGDDNPCKGESGGAVFLERRFRFFQVGLVSWGLYNPCGSSDKNSRKSAPRGRVPPPRDFHINLFHMQPWLRQHLEGVLNFLPL, encoded by the exons ATGGACCCACTGATGGCCGTCCTTTGCCTGCTGCCCCTGTACCCAG GCTTGGCTACGACCGCTACCTCCTGCCCTCAGAACGTGAATATCTCTAGGGGCACTTTCACCCTCAGCAACGGCTGGGCCCCTGGGAGTATCCTCACCTACTCCTGCCCCCTGGGCTTTTACCCGTACCCGGTGGCGACAAGCCTGTGCAAGAGCAACGGACGGTGGCATTTCCCGGGATCCACCCAGCGGACAAAGGCGGTCTGCAAAC ctGTTCGCTGTCCAGCCCCTGTTACCTTTGAGAACGGCGTATACACCCCACGGCTGGGGTCCCACCCTGTGGGCGGCAACCTGAGCTTCGAGTGTGAGGATGGCTTCACACTGCGGGGCTCGCCGGTGCGGCACTGTCGCCCCAATGGCATGTGGGATGGGGAGACAGCTGTGTGTGACAATGGCG CCAGCCACTGCCCCAACCCAGGCATTGCCGCGGGTGCAGTGCGGACGGGGTCTCGCTTCGGCCTCGGCGACAAGGTCAGCTATCGCTGCTCCTCGAATCTGGTGCTGACGGGGTCTGTGGAGCGAGAGTGCCAGGATGACGGGGTCTGGAGTGGGATGGAGCCCATCTGCCGCC AGCCCTACTCTTACGACTTTCCCGAGGATGTGGCCCCTGCCCTGGGCACCTCCTTGTCCCACCTACTTGGAACCACCAATCCCACCCAGAAGAAGAAGC AAAACGTGGGCCGCAAAATACAAATCCAGCGCTCAGGTCACCTGAACCTCTACGTGCTCCTGGACGCATCTCAGAGTGTGGAGGAAGAGGACTTTGAAATCTTCAAGAAGAGCGCCTCCCACCTGGTGGACAGG ATCTTCAGCTTTGAGATCAAGGTTAGTGTCGCCATCATCACTTTTGCATCAAAGCCCAAAGTCATCATGTCTGTCCTGGACAACAAATCCAAGGATGTGACTGAAGTGGCCCACAGTCTGGAAAACGCCCACTATAAAG ACCATGAAAACGGAACCGGGACCAACATCTACGAGGCCCTAAATTCTGTCTATATCATGATGAATAACCAAATGCGACGGCTCAGTATGAACACGGCGGCCTGGCAGGAGATCCGACACGCCATCATCCTTCTGACAGATG GAAAGTCCAACATGGGTGGCTCTCCCAAGGTGGCTGTTGACAATATCAAGGAGGTCTTGAACATCAACCAGAAGAGGAAAGACTATCTGG ACATCTATGCCATCGGCGTGGGCAACCTGGATGTGGACTGGAGAGAACTGAATGAGCTGGGGTCCAAGAAGGATGGCGAGAGGCATGCCTTCATTCTGAAGGACGTGAAGGCTCTGAGCCAGGTCTTTGAGCACATGCTGG ATGTCTCCCAGCTCACGGACACCATCTGTGGGGTAGGGAACATGTCTGCCAATGCCTCTGCTCAGGAGAGGACACCCTGGCATGTCACTATTAAG CCCAAGAGCCAGGAGACCTGCCGAGGGGCCCTCATCTCGGACCAGTGGGTCCTGACAGCTGCTCACTGCCTCCACAACGCCGAGGCCCGCCCCCTGTGGAGGGTCAGCGTGG GGGATCCCAACTTCCAGTGGGGCAAAGAATTCCAAGTTGAGAAGGCGGTGATCTCCTCGGGGTTCAATGTCTTTGCCAAGAAGAATCAGGGAATCCCGGAGTTCTATGGTGATGACATCGCTCTGCTAAAGCTGGCCCAGAAAGTGAAGATGTCCACCCACGCCAG GCCTATCTGCCTTCCCTGCACGGTGGGGGCCAATCTGGCTCTGCGGAGACTTCCAGGCAGCACCTGCAGAGACCACG AGAGTGAACTTCTGAACAAATTGAGCATTCCTGCTCATTTTGTGGCTTTGAATGGGAACAAGCTGAACGTTAACCTCAAGACAGGGTCGGAG TGGGCAAACTGTGTCAAGGTCGTCTCCCAAGACAAAACCACGTTCCCCAACTTGACAGATGTCAGAGAGGTGGTGACAGACCAGTTCCTATGCAGTGGGATGCAGGGGGATGACAATCCCTGCAAGG GAGAATCTGGGGGAGCCGTTTTCCTTGAGCGGAGGTTCAGGTTTTTTCAG GTGGGCCTGGTGAGCTGGGGTCTCTACAACCCCTGTGGCAGCTCTGATAAGAACTCCCGCAAAAGTGCGCCCCGTGGCAGGGTGCCACCGCCACGAGATTTCCACATCAATCTCTTCCACATGCAGCCCTGGCTGAGACAGCACCTGGAGGGCGTCCTGAACTTTTTGCCCCTCTGA